In Terriglobus sp. TAA 43, a single window of DNA contains:
- a CDS encoding FtsX-like permease family protein: protein MNKLVVGNLVHRPLRSLISALAVAIEVIMILSIVAIMLGMLNGQRVRTNGIGGDVIAKPGTASNLIGVSGAPASVKVGPILAKLPHVQVAAPVYIQLTTSGGRVENIFGIEYESYNALKPFVFLEGGPFTGPGDIIIDDIASHSDKGYHVGDHMKLLGREFRVSGVVEHGKGGRKFIPMETINAINGTDNRCSLFYLKTEDPPKWQNAVRDEVHATEGMQQWDVQTLEEVLSQMTPEKYPAFNIGLSVVITIAVVIGFLVIFQSMYTAVMERTREIGILKSLGASKAYIVGIVLRESGLLALCGIAIGVAITYLLRAFLAAKMPQLEFEVTAAWVAKAAGIALVGAIFGALYPALKASAKDPIDALAYE, encoded by the coding sequence ATGAATAAATTGGTCGTCGGCAACCTGGTCCATCGCCCCCTGCGCTCTCTTATCTCCGCACTCGCGGTTGCGATTGAAGTCATCATGATCCTGTCGATTGTGGCGATCATGCTGGGCATGTTGAACGGCCAGCGAGTGCGCACAAACGGCATTGGCGGTGATGTGATCGCCAAGCCGGGAACAGCCTCAAACCTGATTGGTGTGAGCGGCGCGCCTGCGTCAGTAAAGGTTGGCCCAATTCTGGCGAAGTTGCCGCATGTTCAGGTGGCGGCGCCCGTCTATATCCAACTCACCACATCCGGTGGACGAGTCGAGAATATCTTCGGCATCGAGTACGAGAGCTACAACGCATTGAAGCCGTTTGTATTTCTTGAAGGCGGACCATTCACTGGGCCGGGCGACATCATCATCGACGATATTGCGTCGCACTCTGACAAGGGCTATCACGTGGGAGACCACATGAAGCTGCTTGGACGCGAGTTCCGCGTCTCAGGCGTCGTGGAGCATGGCAAGGGCGGCCGTAAGTTCATCCCCATGGAAACCATCAATGCCATCAACGGCACTGACAACCGTTGCAGCTTGTTCTATCTGAAGACAGAAGATCCGCCGAAGTGGCAGAACGCTGTGCGTGATGAGGTCCATGCCACTGAAGGTATGCAGCAGTGGGATGTGCAGACCCTGGAAGAAGTGCTCTCGCAGATGACACCGGAGAAATACCCTGCATTCAACATCGGTTTGAGTGTGGTGATTACGATTGCCGTGGTGATCGGATTCCTGGTGATCTTCCAGTCGATGTACACCGCAGTGATGGAACGGACCCGTGAAATCGGCATTCTCAAATCGCTGGGTGCGTCGAAGGCTTACATCGTCGGTATTGTGTTGCGGGAGTCTGGACTTCTGGCATTGTGTGGCATTGCAATCGGTGTTGCTATCACCTATCTGCTGCGCGCGTTCCTGGCTGCCAAGATGCCCCAGCTTGAGTTTGAAGTGACGGCAGCGTGGGTGGCGAAGGCTGCAGGGATTGCATTGGTTGGCGCGATCTTTGGCGCTCTGTATCCGGCATTGAAGGCTTCAGCGAAAGATCCGATCGACGCGTTGGCCTACGAATAA
- a CDS encoding DUF4397 domain-containing protein, whose product MKFFFARAAQLSLVLLGAASVLGLSGCGVNGSTSANVSQLRVIDASPDAGGIDIYAGSSVLTYNLGYGTITSYIPMNPGTYTLAANASGTKTALASVRASLLNGKQYTLLFNSAAASLQAQVLTDQSQPAPSGQIALRFLDEAIYPGALDLYLVPNGSTIDKVNPLLTNVNFGNTPTYINVPTGTYTLYVVSAGTVVATTTVPMYTGASTTYPAGSARTFVLLDQQILTTSSVQVVMANDYDSATATQ is encoded by the coding sequence ATGAAGTTTTTTTTCGCCAGAGCGGCGCAACTGTCCCTCGTCCTTTTGGGCGCTGCCTCCGTACTGGGCCTGAGCGGATGCGGAGTCAATGGCAGCACCAGCGCCAACGTCTCGCAGCTCCGTGTCATTGACGCCTCGCCCGATGCTGGCGGCATCGACATCTACGCAGGCAGCAGCGTCCTCACCTACAACCTGGGTTACGGCACCATTACCTCGTACATCCCCATGAATCCAGGGACTTACACCCTTGCAGCGAACGCCAGCGGCACAAAGACAGCCCTCGCGTCCGTGCGAGCATCGCTCCTGAACGGCAAGCAGTACACGCTCCTTTTCAACAGTGCGGCCGCCTCGCTCCAGGCCCAGGTGCTCACGGATCAGTCGCAGCCAGCGCCCTCCGGACAGATCGCCCTGCGTTTCCTTGATGAAGCCATCTATCCCGGCGCGCTTGACCTTTACCTTGTCCCCAACGGCTCCACAATCGACAAGGTCAACCCCCTGCTGACCAACGTCAACTTCGGCAATACGCCTACATACATCAACGTGCCCACCGGAACGTACACGCTCTACGTCGTCTCCGCAGGCACAGTCGTCGCCACCACCACTGTGCCCATGTACACCGGCGCCTCCACCACCTACCCCGCCGGCAGCGCCCGCACATTCGTTCTGCTCGATCAGCAGATCCTCACCACCTCATCTGTTCAGGTAGTGATGGCGAACGACTACGACTCCGCCACCGCGACCCAGTAG
- a CDS encoding cytochrome P460 family protein — translation MPELLRNIVGLSCIGGLSESKASTLKHTLIVCATGVMLGGFLQGCSAGKPSAGETGLANAAKDVTIPLEAGKMKNPLPETDEIVSQGQEVFLGECVQCHGAEARGDTTVGRNMTPPAMDLTSAHVQHWSDAELFWIIQNGVRLTGMPAWKSTISANDTWKLARYIHSLPKAGAATASMAGSTQMQAATSSQDKYTLKIPNGLAFSEFRGYEGWSVIAISHNGGALAAILGNPEMIDAFKAGIPGNGKAFPDGAKMAKVHWTAKVDSTEPGAPTVPGPQHDVDFMLKDSKRFADSGGWGYGAFEYDAASGTFRLANLGDKPPQGNDAKCGFACHTSVKNKDYVFTSYGHR, via the coding sequence ATGCCTGAACTTTTGAGAAACATCGTGGGTCTGTCATGCATCGGTGGCCTGAGCGAAAGCAAAGCCAGCACGCTGAAACATACATTGATAGTTTGTGCGACCGGCGTGATGCTGGGTGGTTTCCTTCAAGGCTGTTCTGCGGGAAAACCTTCTGCGGGTGAAACCGGTCTGGCGAATGCAGCCAAGGACGTTACGATTCCGTTAGAGGCAGGGAAGATGAAGAACCCGCTGCCTGAGACGGATGAGATTGTGAGCCAGGGGCAGGAAGTGTTTCTTGGCGAGTGCGTGCAATGCCATGGTGCAGAGGCTCGTGGAGACACGACTGTGGGACGGAACATGACGCCGCCTGCGATGGACCTTACCTCAGCACACGTGCAGCATTGGAGCGATGCGGAGTTGTTCTGGATTATTCAGAACGGTGTGCGTCTGACGGGTATGCCTGCGTGGAAGTCGACTATCTCAGCGAATGACACTTGGAAGCTGGCGCGTTATATCCACAGTCTTCCCAAGGCTGGTGCTGCTACTGCTTCGATGGCAGGTTCTACGCAGATGCAAGCAGCTACCTCATCGCAGGACAAGTACACGTTGAAGATTCCGAATGGGCTGGCGTTTTCGGAGTTCCGCGGATATGAGGGATGGTCGGTGATTGCCATTAGTCACAATGGTGGTGCGCTTGCGGCGATCCTTGGGAATCCTGAGATGATTGATGCCTTCAAGGCAGGCATTCCGGGGAACGGTAAGGCATTTCCCGATGGAGCCAAGATGGCGAAGGTGCATTGGACTGCGAAGGTGGATTCCACTGAACCGGGTGCGCCGACGGTGCCGGGGCCGCAGCATGATGTGGACTTCATGCTGAAAGACAGCAAGCGATTTGCAGACAGTGGTGGATGGGGTTACGGCGCCTTTGAATATGACGCCGCATCCGGGACGTTCCGGCTTGCCAACTTAGGTGACAAGCCACCGCAAGGCAATGATGCAAAGTGCGGTTTTGCGTGCCATACGAGCGTGAAGAACAAGGACTATGTCTTCACGTCGTACGGCCATCGCTGA
- a CDS encoding OsmC family protein: MVIAATVLHENGQHKTSVRTGNNQQTLNIPAKTEGQGSAINGGELLFLALATCYCNDIYREAKDLNIPIDSVQVEVAGSFGGRGEPAQEIQYRATIQSPAPREQVLALMHHTDTVAEIHNTLRQTNRVTLQECIVL; encoded by the coding sequence ATGGTGATTGCAGCGACCGTCCTGCATGAAAACGGACAACACAAAACCTCAGTTCGTACCGGCAATAACCAGCAAACCCTCAACATCCCGGCCAAAACCGAAGGACAAGGCTCCGCCATCAACGGTGGCGAACTGCTCTTCCTCGCGCTCGCCACCTGCTATTGCAACGACATCTATCGCGAAGCCAAAGACCTCAACATCCCTATCGACTCCGTTCAGGTCGAAGTCGCCGGCAGCTTCGGCGGTCGCGGCGAACCCGCGCAGGAAATTCAGTACCGCGCCACGATTCAATCCCCCGCACCGCGTGAACAGGTCCTCGCACTCATGCACCACACCGACACCGTAGCCGAGATTCATAACACCCTGCGCCAAACGAACCGTGTCACTCTGCAGGAGTGCATTGTCTTGTAG
- a CDS encoding amidohydrolase family protein encodes MRRNKTLFLSCLLTLCSNSYAGCLHFINGHWFNGRAFPQDDFYSDSGVLTHTPCHQSLQIDLKGGYVVPPYGDAHEHNFDNLQRAQAQGNLYLQDGVFYAQGMTDVSTGAEAVKQAKRVNTPSTVDATYAHGGLTGYNGHPKEVYESIPLGFFYPATAEQKDKVIRANSRSGLAYWEMETPAELDQLWPRILASHPDLIKVYLVNSEEWKPASSSDTRLGLGLNPTLVPLITTKAHAVGLKVAAHVDTATDAAIAIRGGVDELGHLPGYGLSAKGNPATVRLPDELIQEAEQRHVKVQATAGIDVDEHTDAADLKARQASQIDNLTRLKKAQVPILIGSDHYGQDSVHEMDYLQSLGVWTNLELLRMACVTTPQAIFPKRKLGEFRPGYEASFLVLSSNPLTNWQQTHNIVDRWKQGEHIVIEDRP; translated from the coding sequence ATGCGGCGCAACAAGACCCTCTTCCTGAGTTGCTTACTCACACTCTGCAGCAACTCTTATGCAGGTTGTCTTCACTTCATCAACGGCCATTGGTTCAACGGTCGTGCTTTCCCTCAGGATGACTTCTATAGCGACTCCGGCGTGTTGACCCATACGCCCTGCCACCAATCTCTTCAAATCGACCTGAAGGGTGGCTATGTCGTTCCCCCATACGGCGATGCGCACGAACACAACTTTGACAACCTCCAGCGAGCGCAGGCGCAGGGAAATCTCTATCTACAGGATGGAGTCTTCTACGCACAAGGCATGACCGATGTCTCTACCGGCGCTGAAGCCGTCAAGCAGGCAAAGCGTGTGAACACGCCGTCCACCGTGGATGCCACCTATGCGCACGGCGGTCTTACCGGTTACAACGGCCATCCAAAAGAGGTGTATGAATCCATCCCTCTCGGCTTCTTCTATCCCGCCACTGCAGAGCAGAAAGACAAAGTAATCCGTGCGAACAGCCGTTCCGGCTTGGCCTATTGGGAGATGGAAACACCGGCGGAGTTAGATCAACTCTGGCCGCGCATACTCGCATCCCATCCAGATCTCATCAAGGTGTATCTCGTAAATAGCGAAGAGTGGAAACCTGCATCTTCATCCGACACACGACTCGGACTCGGCTTGAATCCCACTCTTGTTCCTCTCATCACAACCAAAGCTCACGCAGTCGGTTTGAAAGTAGCCGCTCACGTCGATACAGCAACCGACGCAGCCATCGCGATTCGAGGAGGCGTCGACGAACTCGGCCATCTCCCCGGATACGGCCTCTCAGCCAAGGGCAATCCCGCAACTGTTCGGCTGCCCGATGAACTCATTCAAGAAGCAGAACAACGACATGTGAAGGTGCAAGCCACCGCAGGTATCGACGTCGACGAACACACAGATGCTGCTGATCTCAAAGCAAGACAAGCATCGCAAATCGATAACCTCACGCGACTGAAGAAGGCGCAAGTGCCCATCCTGATTGGCTCGGATCATTACGGACAGGATTCGGTGCACGAAATGGACTACCTGCAGAGCCTGGGAGTCTGGACAAACCTCGAGCTACTAAGAATGGCCTGCGTCACCACTCCACAAGCAATCTTCCCCAAACGAAAGCTAGGAGAATTCCGCCCCGGTTACGAAGCAAGCTTCCTCGTCCTCAGCAGCAACCCACTTACAAACTGGCAACAGACACACAACATCGTCGACCGTTGGAAGCAGGGCGAACACATCGTGATCGAAGACCGGCCATAA
- a CDS encoding helix-turn-helix domain-containing protein: protein MEGSITVRQGSATIPIVPNVLRRHARLATRGVHVEQHAVEPTEFPERELLQHNIFLYTGQAAQAEIKSPEFTGLRWIRSGALWIMPEGCRHGVRFESKVEGIALAFDPSYFDDLVESHGGKRNLPIMQSLTDCPPKIEHLMRALLLESTESTEEGMGLECIATAIALSICDYAGATRTTTKTGPKLTPRQIRLVQTYVEDHLHQQIALADLATVAKLSVFHFLRSFKESLGTTPARYVLDRRLDKAKTLLANSALSVTEIGLNVGFEDVSHFSRAFRREVGMAPSLFRAVAQQ, encoded by the coding sequence GTGGAAGGCTCAATTACAGTTCGGCAAGGCAGCGCAACCATTCCCATCGTGCCCAACGTCTTGCGAAGGCACGCACGCCTTGCCACACGCGGCGTCCACGTAGAACAACATGCCGTAGAGCCAACGGAATTCCCTGAGCGGGAGCTTCTGCAACACAACATCTTTCTCTACACCGGACAAGCGGCTCAGGCAGAAATCAAAAGCCCTGAGTTCACAGGTCTGCGCTGGATCCGTTCCGGCGCGCTGTGGATCATGCCTGAGGGCTGCAGACACGGAGTCCGTTTTGAAAGCAAAGTAGAAGGCATTGCATTAGCGTTTGACCCTTCCTACTTCGACGATCTGGTGGAGTCTCACGGCGGGAAACGAAATCTCCCCATCATGCAATCGCTGACCGACTGCCCTCCAAAGATCGAACACCTCATGCGCGCGCTGCTGCTTGAAAGCACTGAGTCAACAGAAGAGGGCATGGGACTTGAATGCATCGCCACAGCCATCGCTCTTTCCATCTGCGACTACGCAGGAGCAACACGAACAACAACAAAAACCGGACCAAAACTTACACCGCGACAGATTCGTCTCGTGCAAACCTACGTTGAAGATCACCTTCACCAACAAATTGCGTTAGCCGATCTTGCCACCGTTGCCAAGCTAAGCGTCTTCCACTTTCTGCGCAGCTTCAAAGAAAGTCTTGGCACAACGCCTGCGCGCTACGTTCTGGATCGCCGCTTGGACAAGGCGAAAACATTGCTTGCGAACAGCGCTCTATCTGTAACGGAGATCGGCCTCAACGTGGGATTTGAAGATGTCAGTCACTTCTCGCGTGCCTTCCGCCGCGAAGTGGGCATGGCACCATCTCTCTTTCGAGCGGTCGCGCAACAATAA
- a CDS encoding alpha/beta fold hydrolase codes for MSQATLSKNIVLVHGAFADGSSWSKVIPLLLAKGYKVTAVSNPLTSFQDDVAATKRAIAAQDGPVTLVGHSYGGVIITEAGNDPKVTSLVYVAAFAPDAGQSIVDISKPFPPPPGPQKAAPIGDGFLLLSPQGVEEDFAQDLSNEEKALMVAGQPQTSGAIFVAQPTQVAWHTKPSWYVVATNDRMIAPEHEASMAKQLNATTISLPSSHVVMLSHPKEVAQLIEDAATGKR; via the coding sequence TTGTCTCAAGCCACGCTTTCAAAAAACATCGTCCTTGTTCATGGCGCATTCGCTGATGGATCAAGCTGGTCGAAAGTAATTCCCTTGCTGCTTGCCAAGGGATACAAGGTGACCGCTGTTTCAAACCCGCTGACGTCTTTCCAGGACGACGTCGCAGCCACGAAGCGCGCAATCGCCGCGCAGGACGGCCCAGTCACGTTGGTGGGACATTCCTACGGCGGCGTGATCATCACAGAGGCTGGCAATGATCCCAAGGTCACGAGCCTCGTCTATGTCGCCGCCTTCGCTCCAGATGCAGGACAGTCCATCGTCGACATCAGCAAGCCCTTCCCTCCCCCTCCCGGTCCACAAAAAGCTGCTCCCATCGGCGATGGCTTCCTGCTCTTGTCTCCGCAGGGTGTCGAAGAGGATTTTGCGCAGGACCTCAGCAACGAAGAAAAGGCTCTCATGGTGGCCGGTCAGCCACAGACCTCCGGCGCAATCTTCGTAGCCCAGCCAACCCAGGTGGCATGGCACACCAAGCCATCGTGGTACGTGGTCGCCACGAACGATCGCATGATCGCTCCCGAGCACGAGGCCAGCATGGCCAAGCAGCTCAACGCCACCACCATCTCCCTGCCGTCGAGCCATGTGGTCATGCTGTCCCATCCCAAAGAAGTCGCACAACTCATCGAGGATGCCGCAACCGGCAAGCGCTAG
- a CDS encoding radical SAM protein: MSTAVATPPTLELKPGHRPMPLRRRWKAATRRMRELMGIGHALLSTGHPYMAQIVPMRRCNLACTYCNEYDDHSAPTPLDEMLRRIDHLGRLGTTVITISGGEPLMHPDLDEVIKRIRKTGALAGMITNGYYLNKERIERLNKAGLDHMQISIDNVMPDAVSKKSLKVLDQRLIWLAEYADFHVNINSVVGGGVANPQDAFTVSSRALGLGFSSTIGIIHDGSGQLKPLGGEERTVWERVRKLTRRSYSRFNHFQEAIANGQPNDWRCRAGGRYLYVCENGLVHYCSQQRGYPATPLADYTTADVKREFLTEKGCAPNCTISCVHQVSYIDHWRAPQTSQITPPTAHNGHGELVQIS; this comes from the coding sequence ATGTCTACTGCAGTTGCTACGCCTCCGACCCTGGAACTCAAGCCCGGCCACCGGCCCATGCCGCTTCGTCGGCGCTGGAAGGCGGCTACGCGCCGCATGCGCGAGTTGATGGGGATTGGGCATGCGCTGCTCTCGACCGGTCACCCGTACATGGCACAGATTGTGCCCATGCGCCGCTGTAACCTGGCGTGCACGTACTGCAACGAGTACGACGACCATTCTGCACCCACTCCGCTGGATGAGATGCTGCGTCGTATTGACCATCTGGGACGGCTTGGTACTACGGTGATCACCATCTCTGGTGGTGAGCCGCTGATGCATCCGGATCTGGATGAGGTCATCAAGCGCATCCGCAAGACCGGCGCTTTGGCTGGCATGATCACCAACGGCTACTACCTGAACAAGGAACGCATTGAGCGGCTGAACAAGGCTGGCCTTGATCACATGCAGATCTCCATCGACAACGTGATGCCTGACGCCGTGTCGAAGAAGTCGCTCAAGGTTCTGGATCAGCGCCTGATCTGGCTTGCGGAATATGCGGATTTTCATGTGAACATCAACTCCGTGGTGGGTGGCGGTGTGGCCAATCCCCAGGATGCGTTCACGGTATCCAGCCGCGCGCTGGGACTTGGGTTCTCGTCGACCATCGGTATCATCCACGATGGCAGCGGGCAGTTGAAGCCGCTGGGTGGCGAAGAGCGCACCGTCTGGGAGCGTGTCCGCAAGCTGACGCGCCGCAGCTACTCGCGGTTCAACCACTTCCAGGAAGCGATTGCCAACGGACAGCCGAATGATTGGCGCTGCCGTGCTGGTGGGCGCTATCTCTACGTCTGCGAGAACGGGCTGGTGCATTACTGCAGCCAGCAGCGCGGCTACCCGGCGACTCCGCTGGCGGATTACACGACCGCCGACGTGAAGCGGGAGTTCCTGACGGAGAAGGGTTGCGCACCAAACTGCACCATCTCCTGCGTGCATCAGGTCAGCTACATTGACCACTGGCGCGCACCGCAGACCTCGCAGATTACGCCGCCAACCGCGCACAACGGGCATGGCGAACTGGTACAGATCAGCTAG
- a CDS encoding TIGR03435 family protein: MLLKTLLRATVTIALFCTATARAQQSMPPDAKPGFEVVTVKPAPPDESRQGFDLQGRHILLKRESVLNIIIFAYSLHPKQVVDAPEWVSAEFFDIDGVPDVEGEPNLVQYQYLLQRLLTDRFGLHMHNAKRDLPDYALRVMPGGIKFAKTTWTKDNLPHQGGHNGADGQTMTFTNSTMADFLLLGIQHVVDRPVVDKTGLIGRYDFALHWLPDQIKAPEGDAAPGLFTAMREQLGLELKATKGPVDVLVVDTVQKPGAD, encoded by the coding sequence ATGCTGCTGAAAACGCTCTTGCGCGCAACAGTCACCATCGCACTCTTCTGCACTGCGACCGCACGCGCCCAGCAGTCCATGCCACCCGATGCGAAACCCGGCTTTGAAGTAGTAACGGTAAAGCCCGCGCCTCCCGACGAAAGCCGTCAGGGCTTCGATCTGCAGGGCCGACACATCCTGCTGAAGCGCGAATCCGTGCTGAACATCATCATTTTTGCCTACTCCCTTCACCCCAAACAGGTGGTCGATGCGCCCGAATGGGTGAGCGCGGAGTTCTTCGACATAGACGGTGTTCCCGACGTGGAAGGCGAGCCAAACCTCGTCCAGTATCAGTATCTGCTGCAGCGCCTGTTGACGGATCGTTTCGGCCTGCACATGCACAATGCCAAACGAGACCTCCCTGACTACGCGCTGCGCGTCATGCCCGGCGGAATCAAGTTCGCAAAGACCACGTGGACCAAAGACAACCTCCCGCATCAGGGAGGTCACAACGGCGCAGATGGCCAGACGATGACATTCACCAACAGCACCATGGCAGATTTCCTTCTGCTGGGCATACAGCACGTCGTGGATCGCCCGGTAGTCGATAAAACCGGCCTGATCGGACGCTACGACTTCGCTCTCCACTGGCTGCCCGATCAGATCAAAGCGCCAGAAGGCGATGCCGCTCCCGGCCTTTTCACCGCCATGCGTGAGCAACTCGGCCTCGAACTCAAAGCAACAAAAGGCCCGGTGGATGTCCTCGTAGTCGACACAGTCCAGAAACCCGGCGCCGACTAG
- a CDS encoding NADP-dependent isocitrate dehydrogenase, which translates to MQTSYNGIALPLNGKQITYVNGAYVVPDTPIIPFIEGDGAGRDIWKNARRVLDAAVAKSYEGKRRVEWYEILAGEKAYRLHNDWLPQDTVQACLDFRVSIKGPLTTPIGGGIRSLNVTLRQTMDLYQCVRPVKHYPGVPSPVNNADDVDVVIFRENTEDIYAGIEFKAGSLEVQKLRDFVNNELLGNTKKKLRDDAGIGLKPISELGSTRLVRAAIQYAVDHDRKVMTIVHKGNIQKFTEGAFREWGYEVATTEFRDKIVTERECWILAALDKDPKISPEAIAKIVEPGIDFAPAAFGEKIVAEVKDVIAKIGTTHGNGVWKDLILVNDRICDAMFQDLLMKPVEYDVMATTNLNGDYLSDAAAAQVGGLGIAPGSNIGDGYAVFEATHGTAPRLADQDVVNPGSVILSGAMLLRLIGWNEAADRVEKAMEETIRQKYVTVDFAKNMPGSTQVGTTAFSDRVIENL; encoded by the coding sequence GTGCAAACCAGCTATAACGGCATCGCCCTTCCTCTGAACGGAAAACAAATCACCTATGTAAACGGCGCATACGTTGTGCCGGACACCCCCATCATCCCGTTCATTGAAGGCGACGGCGCGGGCCGCGACATCTGGAAGAACGCACGCCGCGTTCTCGATGCCGCCGTTGCCAAGAGCTACGAAGGCAAGCGCCGCGTGGAGTGGTACGAGATTCTCGCCGGTGAAAAGGCTTACCGCCTGCACAACGACTGGCTGCCGCAAGACACCGTGCAGGCTTGCCTCGACTTCCGCGTCTCCATCAAGGGACCGCTCACCACGCCCATCGGCGGCGGTATCCGCAGCCTGAACGTAACGCTGCGTCAGACCATGGACCTGTACCAATGCGTGCGTCCGGTGAAGCACTATCCCGGCGTACCCAGCCCCGTGAACAACGCCGACGATGTGGACGTAGTCATCTTCCGCGAAAACACCGAAGACATCTACGCGGGCATCGAGTTCAAAGCCGGTTCGCTTGAAGTGCAGAAGCTGCGCGACTTCGTGAACAACGAACTTCTCGGCAACACGAAGAAGAAGCTGCGCGACGACGCGGGCATCGGCCTCAAGCCCATCAGCGAACTCGGCTCCACACGCCTTGTGCGTGCGGCCATTCAATACGCCGTGGATCACGACCGCAAGGTCATGACCATCGTCCACAAGGGCAACATTCAGAAGTTCACCGAAGGTGCTTTCCGCGAATGGGGCTATGAAGTCGCCACCACCGAATTCCGCGACAAGATCGTCACCGAACGCGAATGCTGGATCCTCGCCGCGCTCGACAAAGACCCGAAGATCTCGCCGGAAGCCATCGCAAAGATCGTTGAACCCGGCATCGACTTCGCTCCTGCCGCATTCGGCGAAAAGATCGTGGCTGAAGTGAAAGATGTCATCGCAAAGATCGGCACCACGCACGGCAACGGAGTGTGGAAGGACCTCATCCTCGTCAATGACCGCATCTGCGACGCGATGTTCCAGGACTTGCTGATGAAGCCCGTGGAATACGACGTGATGGCCACCACCAACCTCAACGGCGACTACCTCTCGGACGCCGCTGCAGCGCAGGTAGGCGGACTCGGCATCGCTCCGGGCTCCAACATTGGCGATGGCTACGCTGTCTTTGAAGCAACGCACGGCACCGCACCGCGCCTTGCCGATCAGGACGTCGTGAACCCCGGCTCGGTCATCCTCTCCGGCGCCATGTTGCTGCGCCTCATCGGTTGGAACGAAGCTGCTGACCGCGTCGAAAAGGCGATGGAAGAAACTATCCGTCAGAAGTACGTCACGGTCGATTTCGCAAAGAACATGCCCGGTTCCACGCAGGTGGGCACCACGGCATTCTCTGACCGAGTGATTGAAAACCTGTAA